A window of Candidatus Zixiibacteriota bacterium genomic DNA:
CCGCCCGGAAAGGCGGCAGGCAGGTGGAACGGGTTGCCTTAGTTACTAGGCAGCCATGGCATAATCGTAGTTGCCATTTATTCTATGGTACCGGGATGTTTTACGAGAAAACCGGTGTTTCTCGGCACGCCGACAATCCCACACCAATCCCGTCGAAACCTTTACACCCCCAAAATCGGACGTCTATAGATTTCTACAATCGGCGGAAATCGTCAGTTCCACTCGCAATATATATAATCGTCTAATCCTGTCAATTGTTTCATACTGGCATTATTTTCTTGATTACTCCATCTCCTCCAATTGGCTATATTCTGCCGCGGATTAACCAAAAAAATACCCCGGCCTGTTACCGAAGCAATCACAAGCTCATCAACAACGCCGGAGGTTTATATTAAAGCCGAATATCCGACTAAAACTTGACGCCGATCATGAAAGAGAGATTCGTGTTCTTAACCGAGGGGTCGCTTTCAAGATAATAGTAATCGCCCGGCTCCGCTTCTGTCAACTCGTTCCATTCGTCAGCGGCATCGACCGTGCCCATTAACCCCAGAGTATATCTGACATCGAAGGTGATGCGTTTGTATTCAATCCCGCCGCCAAAAACAAGACCAACATCCATGGATTTCATAACATCAGTGACGTCGACCGAATAGCTACTGGCCCGGAGTTCTGAACTCAGCAGCAAGGCAAACGCAGGTCCGATAAACAGATTGGGATTGACCTTGCCGTCGGGCACAAGGTCGTATTTCAGCAACACCGGGAGTTCCAGATAATCAATGGACCATTCGGCGGAGACGAAGAAGAGGTCCTTTTCGGCTCCTTTAGAAACGTACAGGATTTCCGGTTGCACGGCGAATTGACGGTTGAGGCTGTAGGTCATGAAAGCACCGCCGGTGAATCCAACCCGGCTGTCAAGAAATTCATCCAGCTCATCGTAGTCGGTATTGATCCCGGCGAAGCCAATACCGAGTTTGATTCCTTTGCCCGTTATACCGGCAGTTGTCTGTTGCGCGCTCGCCGAGATGCAGAGTATCATGATTATTCCCACGAGCAAGAGCAGTTTCCTCATAGACCCTCCTGGCGTAAATTGCTGGTTAATAAACATTTTTTAAAGTTGCAATATAATGGATGTAAAAACCTTCTGACAAGAAAAAGAAACTCATGGTTATCAAATTAGTCGTCGGCC
This region includes:
- a CDS encoding PorT family protein, with the protein product MRKLLLLVGIIMILCISASAQQTTAGITGKGIKLGIGFAGINTDYDELDEFLDSRVGFTGGAFMTYSLNRQFAVQPEILYVSKGAEKDLFFVSAEWSIDYLELPVLLKYDLVPDGKVNPNLFIGPAFALLLSSELRASSYSVDVTDVMKSMDVGLVFGGGIEYKRITFDVRYTLGLMGTVDAADEWNELTEAEPGDYYYLESDPSVKNTNLSFMIGVKF